One Triticum dicoccoides isolate Atlit2015 ecotype Zavitan chromosome 5B, WEW_v2.0, whole genome shotgun sequence genomic window carries:
- the LOC119308741 gene encoding meiotic nuclear division protein 1 homolog, which produces MSKKRGLSLEEKREQMLQIFYESQDFYLLKELEKMGPKKGVISQSVKDVVQSLVDDDLVLRDKIGTSVYFWSLPSCAGNQLRTTYNKLESDLSNSKKRYMELLEQRDDLKRGREDTDEREDALEELKAVELRHKKLKEELAAYADSDPSALEAMKDATEVAHSAANRWTDNIFTLQQWCSTTFPQAKEQLEHMYREVGITEDFEYLQ; this is translated from the exons ATG tctaaGAAGAGGGGCCTTTCCTTGGAGGAGAAGCGGGAGCAAATGCTTCAAATATTTTACGAGAGTCAAGACTTCTATCTG CTTAAAGAGCTTGAGAAGATGGGTCCTAAAAAAGGAGTGATCAGCCAGTCTGTTAAGGATGTTGTGCAAAGCCTGGTGGATGATGATCTTGTCTTGAGAGACAAAATAGGAACTTCT GTGTACTTTTGGAGTCTTCCCAGTTGTGCCGGAAATCAG CTGAGGACTACCTACAATAAGCTGGAGTCTGATCTTTCAAACTCTAAAAAACGTTACATGGAGCTTCTTGAGCAGAGAGACGACTTGAAAAGAGGCAGGGAAGACACT GATGAGAGAGAAGACGCTTTGGAGGAGCTGAAGGCTGTAGAGCTACGCCATAAGAAGTTAAAG GAAGAACTAGCTGCCTATGCTGATAGTGATCCATCTGCACTAGAGGCGATGA AGGATGCTACTGAGGTTGCCCATTCGGCAGctaacagatggacag ACAACATCTTCACTTTGCAACAATGGTGTTCAACTACATTCCCGCAAGCAAAAGAACAGCTTGAACACATGTACAGGGAG GTGGGCATAACTGAAGACTTTGAGTATCTGCAGTAA